The Acidobacteriota bacterium genome segment CCGGACAAGCTGACCATCCTGGTGGTGGGCAATCCCGACCAGTTCGTCAAGCCGCTGTCCGCGTTCGGTGAGGTGCAGGAGTTGGATATCGCCATCCCGGCGCCGGCCGCCGCGGCGGACGCGGCCCCCGCCGCCACCCCCGCTTCCCTGGCCAGGGGCCAGGTGCTGCTGAGCCGGATGATCGACGCCATGAAGGCCACCGACAAGCTGGACACGCTCGCGGGCATGCACCTGCAGCAGCAGTCCACGCTCCAGCTGGCACCCCAGATGAGTTTCACCTTCGACGTCGACAGCTACACCTTCCTTCCCGATCAACTCTACGTGAAGATGGCCAGCCCCATCGCCACGATCGTTCGCGCGTTCGACGGCAAAGCCGGCTGGATGCAGATGCCCCAGGGAATCAAGGACCTGTCGGCTGCCGAGATCGAGGAGGTCATGGAATCCATCGCGCACTCGCCGCTGGTATTCCTGAAGCACTCACGAGTGGAGGGTGCTCAGGCTGTCTACGCCGGTCGCGCCGATGTGATGGGCCGGAGCTACGAGTCGATCTACATCCCCCTCGGTGAGGGGAAGGGCTTCCGCGTGTATGCCGATCCGGACACGGGCATGCTCGCCGGGCTGGCCTACGCCGGCAACTACAACAACGAACCCGGACAATTCATCCAGCTCTTCAGCAACCCCGTCGAGTTGGCCGGCCTGACCCTCCCCCGGGACAGCGAGACATATTTCAACGGCAAGAAAGTCGCCAGCGGCGCCATCCAGGCGCTGGAACTGAATCCGACCCCGAATCCTGCGTTGTTCCAAAAACCCGCCAATTGATCGTTCACCGGGGGGCGGCGCCCGAACGGGCCGCCCCCTATTCCTCCTCGCCCAGCATCGCCAGCAGCAGCTCCTGCAGCTCCCGCATCCGGTCGCGCAACGCCGCCGCCCGTTCGAATTCCTGCGCGCCGGCGGCTTCGATCATCCGCTGGCGGGTGGCGGCGATGTCCCGCTCGAGGTCAGCGGTCGTCCGGTAGGTCTTCGTCGCGGGCAGCTCCCGGGTGAGATCCACGTAGTCGGCCTCGCACACCCGCACGAGTTCCTCGTCCAGCGGCTTGACGATGCTCTGGGGGGTGATGCCGTGGGCGCGGTTGAATGCCTCCTGGATCTCGCGGCGGCGCTGGGTTTCCCGCATCGCCGTGGCCATGGAGTCGGTGACGGCGTCCGCGTACAGGATGACCGTGCCGCTGAGGTGGCGCGCCGCCCGGCCCATGGTCTGGATCAGCGCGGTGGCGGACCGGAGGAAGCCCTCCTGGTCGGCGTCCAGCACCGCCACCAGCGATACCTCGGGCAGGTCCAGCCCCTCCCGCAGCAGGTTGATGCCCACCAGCACGTCGTGCACCCCGAGGCGCAGGTCCCGCAGGATTTTCATCCGGTCCAGCGTCTCGATCTCCGAGTGGAGGTAGGCCACCCGGACACCCAGCTCGCGGAGGTAGTCGGTGAGATCCTCGGCCATCTTCTTCGTCAGCGTGGTCACAAGGGTCCGCTCGCCCGCCTCGGCCCGGCGGCGGACCTCGGCATACAGGTCGTCGATCTGCCCCTTCACCGGCCGGACGTGAATGACCGGATCGAGCAGGCCGGTGGGCCGCACGATCTGCTCCACCACCCGCCCGGCGGCCTGCTGGAGCTCATAGGGCCCCGGCGTGGCCGACACGTACACCACCTGGTGGACGCGGTTCTCGAATTCCTCGAAGTTGAGCGGGCGGTTGTCCAGCGCCGACGGCAGGCGGAACCCGTGCTCCACCAGGGTGAGCTTGCGGGTCCGGTCCCCGTGGTACATGCCCCGCACCTGGGGAATGGTCACGTGCGACTCGTCCACGAAGATGAGGTGGTCGGACGGCAGGTAGTCCAGCAGGGTCGGCGGCGGTTCGCCGGGCTGGCGTGCGGTGAGGTGGCGCGAGAAGTTCTCGATGCCCCGGCAGTATCCCAGTTCCTTGATCATCTCCAGGTCATACATGGTGCGCTCGTGCAGGCGCTGGTGCTCCAGCAGCTTTCCCTCGCCGAGCAGGCGCGATTCGCAGCCCTGCAGCTCGCTCTTGATGCTGGCCACGGCCCGGTCCCACTGGGCACGGGGGATGACGTAATGGCTTTTGGGATAGACCGGCAGGCGCTCGTGCTGCGACAGCGTCCGGCCGGTCAGCGGATCCACCATCGCCAGCGCTTCGATCTCGTCGCCGAACAGCTCCACCCGGATCAGGCCCTCGCCGTAGGGTGGATGGATGTCGATCACATCGCCCCGCACCCGGAAATTGCCTGCCTCCGGCGCCACGTCGTTGCGGGTATACTGAAGTTCCACCAGCTTGAGCAGGAGCTCGCGGCGGTGGATGGTTTTCCCCTTCTCCAGGAACAGGACCATGCCGTAGTAGGCCTCGGGTGAGCCGAGGCCGTAAAT includes the following:
- the uvrB gene encoding excinuclease ABC subunit UvrB gives rise to the protein MGRERPFRLEARFQPQGDQEQAFQKLTAGLRAGARHQVLLGVTGSGKTYSMARVIEAMGRPALVLAHNKTLAAQLYQEFRRFFPDNAVEYFVSYYDYYQPEAYIPATDTYIEKEVQINEEIDRLRHSATRSLFERRDCIIVASVSCIYGLGSPEAYYGMVLFLEKGKTIHRRELLLKLVELQYTRNDVAPEAGNFRVRGDVIDIHPPYGEGLIRVELFGDEIEALAMVDPLTGRTLSQHERLPVYPKSHYVIPRAQWDRAVASIKSELQGCESRLLGEGKLLEHQRLHERTMYDLEMIKELGYCRGIENFSRHLTARQPGEPPPTLLDYLPSDHLIFVDESHVTIPQVRGMYHGDRTRKLTLVEHGFRLPSALDNRPLNFEEFENRVHQVVYVSATPGPYELQQAAGRVVEQIVRPTGLLDPVIHVRPVKGQIDDLYAEVRRRAEAGERTLVTTLTKKMAEDLTDYLRELGVRVAYLHSEIETLDRMKILRDLRLGVHDVLVGINLLREGLDLPEVSLVAVLDADQEGFLRSATALIQTMGRAARHLSGTVILYADAVTDSMATAMRETQRRREIQEAFNRAHGITPQSIVKPLDEELVRVCEADYVDLTRELPATKTYRTTADLERDIAATRQRMIEAAGAQEFERAAALRDRMRELQELLLAMLGEEE